Proteins from one Dama dama isolate Ldn47 chromosome 12, ASM3311817v1, whole genome shotgun sequence genomic window:
- the FBXO34 gene encoding F-box only protein 34, producing MHLKPYWKFQKKGQPLEIGTQTLRTPMSHQRAISDEECKASCMKSSVFPSASLGKASSRKPFGILSPNVLCSMSGKSPEESSLNVKTKKNVPSATIHQGEEGEGPLDIWAVVKPGNTKEKIAFFAAHQCSNRIGSMKIKSSWDIDGRATKRRKKSGDLKKAKIQLERMKEVNSRCYQPEPFACGIEHCSVHYVSDGGDGMYAGRPLSVIQMVAFLEQRASALLASCAKNCTHSPAVVRFSGQSRGGPPAPEPLSAPGACEEPAERRNPEVGEPQGEPVRVLDMVARLESECLKRQSQREPGSLSRNNSFRRNVGRVLLVNGTQAEESKAEKGALEVPDTQVKTVGSVSVGCSPLRADRCSPQGDQAWDGAPRGCPSLPAGLSLHTDSAELEPDQQTAMKSSNRHDVEMTEELVGPPFPPRTCPQAIELPTDAVDGISEELVPLANQNPDQRKKESLCISITVSKVEKDQPSRSESCEDPLPGMLFFLPSGQHQSGHSQSNEATTEESSEASQLEEVAEGDSAPEEKSASADAFVPLASPVESTLPVLEASSWKKQVSHDFLETRFKIQQLLEPQQYMAFLPHHIMVKIFRLLPTKSLVALKCTCCYFKFIIEYYNIRPADSRWVRDPRYREDPCKQCKKKYVRGDVSLCRWHPKPYCQALPYGPGYWMCCHRSQKGFPGCKLGLHDNHWVPACHSFNRAIHKKAKGTEAEEEY from the coding sequence ATGCACCTTAAGCCATACTGGAAATTCCAGAAGAAAGGGCAACCTCTGGAAATCGGCACGCAAACTCTGAGAACTCCTATGAGCCACCAACGGGCTATCAGCGATGAAGAATGCAAAGCTAGCTGTATGAAATCAAGTGTCTTTCCTTCAGCTTCTCTTGGTAAAGCATCATCTCGAAAGCCTTTTGGAATCCTTTCTCCAAATGTTCTGTGCAGCATGAGTGGGAAGAGTCCTGAAGAGAGCAGCTTGAATGTTAAAACCAAGAAGAATGTACCATCTGCAACAATCCACCAGGGTGAAGAAGGGGAAGGGCCACTCGATATCTGGGCTGTTGTGAAACCGGGAAATACCAAGGAAAAGATAGCATTCTTTGCAGCCCACCAGTGCAGTAATAGAATAGgatctatgaaaataaaaagctCCTGGGATATTGATGGGAGAGCtactaaaagaaggaaaaaatcaggGGATCTTAAAAAAGCCAAGATACAGTTAGAAAGGATGAAGGAGGTCAACAGCAGATGCTACCAGCCTGAGCCTTTTGCATGTGGCATCGAGCACTGTTCTGTGCATTACGTGAGTGACGGCGGGGACGGCATGTATGCCGGGAGGCCTCTGTCGGTCATACAGATGGTGGCCTTCCTTGAGCAAAGAGCCAGCGCTCTGCTAGCCAGTTGTGCGAAAAACTGCACTCACTCACCTGCTGTGGTGCGGTTTTCCGGGCAATCCAGAGGTGGACCTCCAGCCCCCGAGCCTTTGTCCGCCCCAGGAGCATGTGAAGAACCTGCAGAAAGGAGAAATCCTGAGGTTGGTGAACCACAGGGCGAGCCCGTCCGTGTCCTCGACATGGTAGCCAGGCTGGAGTCCGAGTGCCTGAAGCGGCAGAGCCAGCGGGAGCCCGGGAGCCTCTCGAGGAATAACAGCTTTCGCCGCAATGTGGGCCGCGTGCTGCTTGTGAATGGCACCCAGGCTGAGGAAAGCAAAGCAGAGAAAGGCGCCTTGGAGGTTCCTGACACTCAGGTGAAAACTGTGGGGTCTGTATCTGTGGGCTGCAGCCCCTTAAGAGCTGACCGTTGTTCTCCTCAGGGGGACCAGGCCTGGGACGGTGCGCCTCGAGGCTGTCCCTCGTTGCCGGCAGGCCTGAGTTTGCACACGGACAGTGCAGAATTAGAGCCAGATCAGCAGACTGCCATGAAAAGCAGCAACAGGCATGATGTGGAAATGACAGAGGAACTTGTTGGCCCACCTTTTCCTCCTCGCACCTGTCCCCAAGCCATTGAATTGCCCACAGATGCTGTTGATGGCATTAGTGAAGAGCTTGTGCCACTTGCTAACCAAAATCCTGATCAGCGCAAAAAAGAATCTTTGTGCATTAGTATCACTGTGTCCAAGGTGGAGAAAGACCAGCCTTCCAGATCAGAGTCTTGTGAAGACCCACTTCCAGGGATGTTGTTTTTTTTGCCATCTGGTCAGCACCAGTCAGGCCATTCCCAGTCAAATGAAGCCACAACAGAAGAGTCTTCCGAGGCCAGTCAGCTTGAAGAGGTTGCTGAAGGTGACAGTGCACCTGAGGAGAAAAGCGCCTCAGCTGATGCATTTGTCCCGCTGGCGTCTCCTGTGGAAAGTACATTACCAGTGCTCGAGGCATCCAGCTGGAAGAAGCAGGTGTCACATGACTTTCTGGAGACCAGGTTTAAGATCCAACAGCTTTTAGAGCCTCAGCAGTATATGGCTTTTCTGCCCCACCACATCATGGTGAAAATCTTCAGGTTACTTCCTACTAAGAGTTTAGTGGCTCTTAAGTGTACCTGCTGCTATTTCAAGTTTATCATTGAATATTACAATATCAGGCCGGCAGACTCTCGCTGGGTGCGGGATCCACGCTACAGAGAGGACCCATGCAAGCAGTGCAAGAAGAAGTACGTGAGAGGGGATGTGTCTCTGTGCCGGTGGCACCCCAAGCCCTACTGCCAGGCGCTGCCCTACGGCCCGGGCTACTGGATGTGTTGCCACCGGtctcagaagggcttccctggctgtaAGCTGGGGCTCCATGACAATCACTGGGTCCCTGCCTGCCACAGCTTTAATCGGGCAATCCATAAGAAAGCAAAAGGGACTGAAGCTGAGGAGGAGTACTGA